A single Lactuca sativa cultivar Salinas chromosome 8, Lsat_Salinas_v11, whole genome shotgun sequence DNA region contains:
- the LOC111910903 gene encoding cytochrome P450 94A2, which produces MIDLHLSTSFLFLLLPITFFFFKSIFSALLIKYPGKYTPISYPLIGSLFPILQNSHRLIQWTSDIVNDSPTKTFLLHRPLGRVRVITANPAVVQHILKTSFHLYPKGKAARNNGFDLLGDGIFNTDGDGWKFQRQVSSHEFNTKSLRKFVEHVVDVELNDRLLPILATSAATGTTVLNFEDILQRFAFDNICNIAFGYDPAYLMPSMPEAIFATAFDEAVTIITGRLRSNLPLIWKLKRLLNIGSEKRLRIAVGVVREFANKVTKEKKLELQQKSSLDSVDLLSRFLNSGHSDDNFVADIVISFILAGRDTTSAALTWFFWLLHKHPRVESEILTEIKNKSEYPIYDEMKEMVYTHASLCESMRLYPPVPMDGKQAADDDILPDGTFMKKGCPITYHIYAMGRSEELWGSDWAEFRPERWLEKDISGRWIFKPRDAYEYPVFQAGPRVCLGKEMAFLQMKRVVAGVLRRFKVVPVAGIEPVYVSYFTAKMKGGLPVKIEERNE; this is translated from the coding sequence ATGATAGACCTTCACCTCTCAACATCCTTTCTCTTTTTACTTCTTCCTATcacgttcttcttcttcaaatcaaTCTTCTCCGCTTTATTAATCAAATACCCGGGAAAATATACTCCGATATCTTACCCGTTGATCGGATCTTTGTTCCCTATACTGCAAAATAGCCACCGGTTGATCCAGTGGACGTCCGACATCGTCAACGACAGCCCTACTAAAACCTTCTTGCTCCACCGCCCTCTCGGCCGTGTCCGTGTCATCACCGCCAATCCCGCCGTCGTTCAACACATACTTAAAACCAGCTTCCACCTCTACCCGAAAGGCAAGGCGGCGAGAAACAACGGGTTCGATTTACTTGGCGATGGCATCTTCAACACCGATGGTGATGGGTGGAAGTTTCAGAGACAAGTTTCGAGTCACGAATTTAACACAAAGTCTCTGCGGAAATTCGTCGAGCATGTGGTGGACGTTGAGCTTAACGACCGTCTACTGCCGATACTCGCCACCTCAGCCGCGACAGGAACCACTGTCCTTAACTTCGAAGATATACTTCAGAGATTTGCGTTTGATAACATATGCAACATCGCATTCGGATATGATCCTGCTTACTTGATGCCGTCGATGCCGGAAGCCATATTCGCCACAGCGTTCGACGAAGCTGTTACGATCATTACCGGAAGACTCCGCTCGAATCTTCCATTGATATGGAAACTTAAACGACTTCTGAACATTGGGTCGGAGAAACGGCTTCGTATCGCCGTCGGCGTCGTTCGTGAATTCGCTAACAAAGTCACGAAAGAAAAAAAACTAGAACTGCAGCAAAAATCATCCCTTGATTCAGTTGATCTGCTTTCTCGGTTTCTGAACTCCGGTCATTCCGATGATAATTTCGTCGCTGACATAGTCATCAGCTTCATATTGGCTGGAAGAGACACAACCTCAGCGGCGTTGACGTGGTTCTTCTGGTTGCTTCACAAGCACCCTAGAGTCGAAAGCGAAATTCTCACGGAAATCAAAAACAAATCTGAATACCCCATTTATGACGAAATGAAAGAAATGGTTTACACCCACGCTTCCCTGTGCGAAAGCATGAGACTTTACCCGCCGGTACCCATGGACGGGAAGCAAGCGGCGGACGACGATATTTTGCCTGACGGCACTTTCATGAAGAAAGGTTGTCCAATAACGTATCACATCTACGCAATGGGGAGGTCAGAGGAGTTATGGGGTTCCGACTGGGCTGAGTTCCGGCCAGAGCGGTGGTTGGAGAAGGATATTTCAGGGCGGTGGATTTTTAAACCGAGGGATGCTTATGAGTATCCGGTGTTTCAGGCGGGACCGAGAGTTTGCTTGGGGAAAGAGATGGCGTTTTTGCAAATGAAGAGGGTGGTAGCGGGTGTTTTACGGCGGTTTAAGGTGGTCCCTGTGGCGGGGATCGAGCCGGTTTACGTATCTTACTTCACGGCGAAGATGAAAGGTGGTCTTCCGGTGAAGATAGAAGAGCGAAATGAGTAG